A window of Apodemus sylvaticus chromosome 23, mApoSyl1.1, whole genome shotgun sequence genomic DNA:
CTAGAGTCTGCTAaacccagaactcagcctggagcaGTATCCCAGCTTGCTCCTCAGGCTCCACCCACcccagaggggaaaggggaacccCAGGGGACCAAGCAAGCTCACGTGACAGTAACAAGCCCAGGCACCCCACTTCCTACTTGGCTCGTGCCCCCTCCTGCCCGGGGTTGATGTTCCAGTTTATGAGCGCTTGCCCCTGACTTCCTCCTCCACAGCCTAGGGCTCGCTGAGAAGATAAGAGGGAACCATCCTTGTTTTGTGCTACTGGTGCTGGGGGTCACTAGGTCTGTGACCCCCTTCAGGAACGTTTCTGAATCTGTTTACATTCATTAGCACTTTTCAGTAATCCGGCATTGCCCACCCCTTATTTCGTGGACACCAACCCAGGAGGTGGAGGTGCTACGATGTTTCTTGTCAACCACACCTGGGAGAGCTTGGCTCATAGCGCCACCTCCGACTAGTTCTGATCTTGCAGGAAGTCTTTGCTGAATTTCTGTCGTTACTGTGCATACATATTTGggcatggcttttttttttttctttcttttttcacgTGTATTAGCAAGTTTCACAAAGTTTTTCGGGGCATGTTGCTTTGTGCTCACGTGTTACATGGTAAAGGATGATGCATTATCGTTTTCCACAGTCTCACTGGTCTGCCTGGAGATGTAGCCTTCTGAATAAACCCGGGCACAGAGGAAACCAGgcacattgttcttccttctcatacACCACACGTCCTTCATGATCTTCATGAAGTAGTTTCTGAATTTCTGTCCAATAAATGCGTACAACACAGGGTTCAGGCAACAATGCAGGAAAGCCAGGACCTCAGCCACATTCCTGGTGTAGGCGAGGACCTTCTCCGTGCTGCATTCCCGGCCTATTTTGCCCGTGTTGACCGCAGTCACGAGGAGGACCACATTGTGAGGGATCTGACAAGCTAGGAACACGAGAACCACAGCGATCACGACGCGGATGGCTCTGTGCCTCTTGGAATTCTGGGCCTGCACCAAGGTCTTGATAATGAACAGATAGCAGAACATCATAAACAGCAAAGGGATGAAAAACCCAAAGAGCAGCTCGAGTCCCACACCCAGCAGTTTCCACCTGAGGGGCTCCGAGACGGACTTGTACTGAGGCTCACAGACGTACCGCTCCTGCAGGCTGTATTTCTTGTTGAAGATAAACGTGGGGCTCGAGATGATGAAGGAAACGAGCCACACTGCCAGGCAGATGACCTTACTGTGCGTCAGTGTTCTGGAGCGCACCCGGAAGGATTTGGTTGCCTGGACAATGGCAATGTACCGGTCCATGCTGATACAGGCCAGGAGCAGCATCCCGCAGTTAAAGTTGACCGCATAGGTGCCTTTCATCAGTTTACACAGCGCATCACTGAAAACCCAAGCGTCGATGGCATGAGTAACTGCCCAGAACGGTAGGGTGAGGACAAAGAGTATGTCGGTGATAGCCATGTTCAACAGGTAGACGTCAGTCATGGACCTGGCTTGCTTGTAGAAGGCAAAGGTCATCACCACCATAATATTGCCCAGGAGGCCAAAGACACAAATTAAGGAGTAGGCAATTGGTACAAATACCTTGGTGAACTTTCTGACCTCTTTTAGGGAGCATGGCTGGTCATCTGGAGGCAAGGAGTAATCCGTTTCATAGTTGGCCTCATAGGCCAAAGTAgtggaattcattgtttcctggaAGACAATGAAAATAGAAATCGTGACAGCGTGTTTTCAAGCCTCCACACCTAGCCACGCTCACAGTCCCTAAAAGTAGATTCTCACCCCCAGGCAGGAGTGGCTCTCTCCATGGGTAGGAGAGACAGAACTGGTGTCGAAAGCGAAGCAGGCAGTTTACCCACACACTCGCTAGCTTAGAACTTAGGAGAGTAGAGGGGAAGCTGGGGAGGGCATGGGGAGGCAAAGTTTGCTGCCGTCACGCTCTGTTCTGGAACGTTCTACCCCATCAGAACACACTGTTGCTCGATGCGAAAATACCCACTTGACAGACTTGCCTGGCCCCTTCGGAGGCTGAGAGCAAACAGTGTGCGCTCTGTCTCCGCGACTCAGACCAGCTTTGGTGGCTCAGAAACAGTCACAGCGAGCACGTGAATGAATGAGTCTCACCAGAATCGGTTAGCCATAGACTGTGAATTGCCAGTTTGTAATCTTTGGCCTAAGAAAAGtcatatcaggaaaaaaaaatttttttttgatctGCACAGAAGTCTTCACCTGAAATTCCAGTTAATTGTATACAAGGAAATCTCACAGAACAAAAACTATAGCTATCTAGATGCAGCTAGAAGCTCATGTTTTgaagactggagagattgctcagtggttaaggacatcTGCTGCCCCTCTGGGGGccctggctttgattcccagaaaccacacagcACCATGTCAGGGGGCTCATAGGGCTAACTCCAGTTCCGGTGGAtgcgatgccctcttctggcctctgaaggcacctgcatgCTTGTGGTATAAGCGTATCAGGATGAACATCCTGAGTAGACACAGGCTTCCTGCATGATTCTACCCTAGCAAGACGACACAGAAACTGAAAGCTGGAAACCAAGTATGGCGAGGCCTGCCTGTaaccttagcactcaggaggccgaggcaggaggaaagTGAGTTCAAAACCAATCTGGGATATATGGTGaggctgtcttgaaaaaccaaaacaaatagcAAAAGATAAATTAAGATccggagggagaagaagagatcaggagggagagagggaggaacggagagagggagggagagagggggagggaggggaggagggcaggggacagaagaaggggaggcaggagggagtaAGGGAGGGAAAGCAggatggagaagaagaaaggaggagggagggagggcaggagggagggaggaagaagaagagggcaagagggggagggagagggagggagggaggacagggagagggagggaaggatggagggagagattaAAAAGAACCACAAAATAAATTGTGAACAAGATTTAAACGCTGAAAATCTTAAAAGCTGAGGGCAGAGTATGTAGATTTAGGAGAAAGATGTCTAGCATTGGACAGATGGGTTTCTCCACCACCATCTATGTAAGCCCAGCACAAACTAAGTCAGAGCTCTCAGGGTTTTTAACACAGAGCCTCTGGCTAACGATTCTCATTCTACAACGGAttcaagagaagaaatgaaggtgGAGGGTTCACACAGCCTCCTTGTGAAACTTAGGACACCTCAGTGTCAGGTCAGGGGCTGATGACGACAGAGAAGGCGGGAGCCAGAACCCATGGGACGAACACAAAGCCCAGAAATGAGGCATATATGAAGAGCTGAGCTCTGAACGAAGTGCCAGGGTAAGTCCATGGTGGAAAAACTATCTAGAGATAGTGGTGCTGGCACCGCTGGGTACTTTGTGAAAAAGTCGTGCCTCACCCCACCCTTCCCACCACAAGAAAAGTGAACTCAAACTGGTTGTACCTCTAAAGGTACAAGAGCAGAGACAGACAATATctagaagaaaaaataagaaaaccttTGTGACCCAAGGAGTGGAAGAATTTTCTTACATAAGTTGTGAAAAgcagggtctggggagatggctcagtggttaagagcactagttgttcttccagaggaccctggttcaattcccagcaaccacacatggCAGTgcacagctgtctgtaacccaagttccaggggatctgacgcccccaCCCAGACATCCAGGCAGGcgaaacaccagtgcacataaaataaaaataaactattttaaaaagtggagagagcatatattgcAATGTAATCATAATAACTTGCACTTAATCTGCTCTTGGCAAAAtacttgaaaatgaaaaaatatatatatttgaattggAAAATAACATTTGCAAGTCAATATCTGGTCACATCCAGACCTTACGAAGAATCCCAATTTCTCCACACCTGAAAGACACTTGAGAAAATATGGGACGGTCAATCTGCACACAAGATGTTGACTATATCCATTGTTGGAGAAGCCAAGTCACAACCCCCTGACAGGCCACTGAATGGTTGCCCACAAGATGGCCATGGAAGGCAAGGGTGTCTGCAAAGACATGGGGCAGCTGCAGATGTCCTGGCGGGGTGTGGGGGAACGTGAGGTCACACAAGCATGTGGATCAAAGAGTGTTCATCTCATGTAACACCGGCTGTGCACTGGCTGCTCGAACCAGTAACTGGATATTAGCATTCACCCAGGCAACAGGCAAAAACTCTAACTAACTTGAATTTTTAGAGAAGTTCCTTTTAATAACTCTCACTGGGAAGAACCTAAATGCCCCGGAGTCACCTGAGTGACTCATGTGTCACACAGTGGAATAGTTGGTGTGTGGCTACGCGTATGTCAAAACCCCTCAATGGTTGGCTTCAATAACTGTGTGTAATTAGGCCCCAGTAACGCTACCTAGAAAACTATAGAACATTCTTTAACACAAATGTCCTCTCACCGTCAGGAAGTGACAGAGCAGATCAAAGGACAGCTACAGAAAGTATATAGGCCAGTAGGACTGAGGGGGCCCTGAAGGGTGGCATTGGTATGGATTTGGGGCGGGGTAGGAGGCCTTAGGTGGTAGAAGGCACAGTAGGAGGTGTGGCGG
This region includes:
- the Ccr6 gene encoding C-C chemokine receptor type 6 isoform X1 encodes the protein MSTTGCCCQRKSPHILRTGAWTATEAGGPGQPTLELSTPWGEHASFPSVFCRHVLASRTLSPMETMNSTTLAYEANYETDYSLPPDDQPCSLKEVRKFTKVFVPIAYSLICVFGLLGNIMVVMTFAFYKQARSMTDVYLLNMAITDILFVLTLPFWAVTHAIDAWVFSDALCKLMKGTYAVNFNCGMLLLACISMDRYIAIVQATKSFRVRSRTLTHSKVICLAVWLVSFIISSPTFIFNKKYSLQERYVCEPQYKSVSEPLRWKLLGVGLELLFGFFIPLLFMMFCYLFIIKTLVQAQNSKRHRAIRVVIAVVLVFLACQIPHNVVLLVTAVNTGKIGRECSTEKVLAYTRNVAEVLAFLHCCLNPVLYAFIGQKFRNYFMKIMKDVWCMRRKNNVPGFLCARVYSEGYISRQTSETVENDNASSFTM
- the Ccr6 gene encoding C-C chemokine receptor type 6 isoform X2, which encodes MNSTTLAYEANYETDYSLPPDDQPCSLKEVRKFTKVFVPIAYSLICVFGLLGNIMVVMTFAFYKQARSMTDVYLLNMAITDILFVLTLPFWAVTHAIDAWVFSDALCKLMKGTYAVNFNCGMLLLACISMDRYIAIVQATKSFRVRSRTLTHSKVICLAVWLVSFIISSPTFIFNKKYSLQERYVCEPQYKSVSEPLRWKLLGVGLELLFGFFIPLLFMMFCYLFIIKTLVQAQNSKRHRAIRVVIAVVLVFLACQIPHNVVLLVTAVNTGKIGRECSTEKVLAYTRNVAEVLAFLHCCLNPVLYAFIGQKFRNYFMKIMKDVWCMRRKNNVPGFLCARVYSEGYISRQTSETVENDNASSFTM